The following is a genomic window from Polaribacter atrinae.
ACAGGCTAGTAGATATTTACAAAACCTGTATTCTTTTTTAGAAAATTTTGATACAAAAACCGGATACATTTCTCGAAAAGCAAATTATAATAATCAATGGATATATACCAGCGATAATGAATGGATAGAATTAACAAAAGCAAAGTTTACAGCAGACGCCACTGCAAGAAAAGAATCTAGATTAGATTATGCTGGAGGAGTGGAAGGAAATCAATTTTTTATGAAAAATTGTGGCTTTTTTAGTGAAACTATTCCAATAAATACTGCGTTTACAAGAATAAAAAATGGGATAGCTCCAGACATCAATTTTTCTAATCTAGAAACTTTAAAGTAAGAAGTAATCTAAAGCTTAAAAAAATACCTTAATGTTATCTATAGGGTGATGGTTTAAAGTTTACCAATTATAACAACTCGTTTAAAAGATGATTTATCAGTAAAGATGAAAATAGGTATTTCAAAAGATAGGATCTATGTTTCAACTTCAGAGACATATAGTTAATCAAATAAATTGAAGCTAATTCAGTGACCATATATTGTTTAGGGTTAGGTTAAAAAAAAGCAAATGAAACAAAAATTTTCAATCGTATTATTGTTTTTACTAACAACAATAGCATACTCACAAGTTTCACCAATAATTTCAACTTATAATAGTGAAACTTGGTATTATATAAATTTTAAAGTTGGAGGAGCTGTTTTACAGGACATGGGAGATGGTGAAAGACTTTCTACCAAAGTAGCATTGGAAAATTCTGATGCCCAATTATGGAAATTAACGGGATCAATGGACAAGCTCGTTTTAACAAGTAAGTTAGGAAGAACTATTGATTTTGTTGGAAATAATTTTAAAACTAGTATTTCTACCAATGTTGACTTTAAGTTAGTTGAGACTTTGAATCAAAATCTTAGTCCAGCATGGGAATTGCAAATAAATGGTAGCTCTAAGGCGATGAACCAATTAGGAGGAGCAGGACCTGAAAAAGAGTTGGGAGAATGGAGTTTAGGAGATGATAACAATCTTCTAGAGTTTAATTTGCCGTTAGAAATGGGATTCCTTCCAGAAAAACCAGCTGAAGTGAGAATGACAGGAAGTGCAAGTAAACCAAAATCGGCACTGTCTTTATGGTATAGAGAGCCAGCTACTGTTTGGATGACTTCTGCATTGCCTATAGGTAATGGTGAGTTTGGTGCTATGGTTTTTGGTGGAGTTGCTCAAGAAGAAATTCAATTCAATGATAAATCACTTTGGACAGGAGGTAAAGGAGGTTATGGTTTTTATCAAAATTTTGGAAGTTTATTTATTAATACGAATAATATTACAAGTGTCTCTAATTATAGGAGAACTTTAGATATAGAAAATGCTGTTGCAGACGTAACTTTTGAATCGAATGGCGTGCAGTATACAAGAGAATATTTCTCAAGTAAAGTTGATGACGTTGTAGTAATACGATTGTCAAGTTCTGCTTCTAGTATGATAGATGTCGATTTAATATTATGGGACGCACATGCAATAACACCTAAATACCAAGACAATACTATTTCATTAGACGGAAAGTTAGATTTATTAAATTTCAATACAAAAATAGAAGTAAAAAATGAAGGAGGAACTCTTTCTACTTTTGATGGTAAAATAACAGTTAAAGATGCGGATGCTGTAACAATAATATTAAGAGGAAAAACTAATTTTTCTCCTAGTAGTCCAAATTATATTTTTCCTAAAGAAAACCTTAACAGAATAGTACAAGATATCGTTGGGTCAGCTTCTAATAAATCTTATGAATCCCTAAAATCAGATCATATTTCTGATTATAAATCATTATTCGATAGAGTTTCATTGGATTTAGGAGATATGAATAATGTGATACCAACAAAAGACCTTGTAAAAGCGTACGATGGAGGTGTGCAAAATAATTTTTTAGAAACACTGTATTTCCAATACGGACGTTATTTAATGATATCTTCTGCAAGAGGAATGGATTCACCTTCAAACTTACAAGGAATATGGAATAATTCGAACACACCACCGTGGCATAGTGATCTCCATGCTAACATTAATGTTCAAATGAATTACTGGTTGGCAGAGAACACAAACTTGTCAGAATTACATAATACTTTTTTAAATTACCTATATAATGAAGCGATAGTTCATGATCAATGGAAACAAAATGCCCTTGATTCAGGTCAAACTAAAGGATGGACACTTTATACTGAGAATGATATTTTTGGAAGCAATGGAGGGTTTGCAACAAACTATGTTGTTGCAAATGCTTGGGTTTCTATGCATTTATGGCAACATTACAGGTATACGTTAGACAAAACGTTTTTATTAGAAAAGGCATATCCTGTTATGAAAAGTTCTGCAGAGTTTTGGCTAGAACGTTTGGTGAGAGATTCAGATGGTTCTTGGGTTTGTCCTAATGAATATTCACCAGAGCATGGTCCAGAAGCAGAAAATGGTGTAGCCCATGCGCAACAATTAGTTTGGGATTTGTTCAATAGTACAATTCTTACCATGGATATATTAGGAAATGATGTTGCAGCGGACATAGATTTTAAAAAAGAATTACAAGCTAAGTTTGAAAGTTTAGATACAGGTTTGGCAATTGATAATGACGGACATCTTAGAGAATGGAAATATTCTCCTCGTAGTGTTGGGCAACCAGGGCATCGTCACATTTCTCATTTAATAGGATTGTACCCAGGAAATCAAATTTCTCCTCTAATTGACCAAGATATTTTTAATGCAGCAATTGTTTCCTTGCGTGATAGAGGAGATGAAGGGACAGGTTGGTCAATGGGATGGAAAATTAACTTATGGGCACGAGCATTGGATGGCGATCATGCACATGAAATTTTGAGCGGTGCACTAAATTATGTAGAAAACACGAGTAACGGAGGTGGAGTTGGTGGAGGTGTTTATGGTAATCTTTTAGATGCACATCCTCCATTTCAAAT
Proteins encoded in this region:
- a CDS encoding glycoside hydrolase family 95 protein yields the protein MKQKFSIVLLFLLTTIAYSQVSPIISTYNSETWYYINFKVGGAVLQDMGDGERLSTKVALENSDAQLWKLTGSMDKLVLTSKLGRTIDFVGNNFKTSISTNVDFKLVETLNQNLSPAWELQINGSSKAMNQLGGAGPEKELGEWSLGDDNNLLEFNLPLEMGFLPEKPAEVRMTGSASKPKSALSLWYREPATVWMTSALPIGNGEFGAMVFGGVAQEEIQFNDKSLWTGGKGGYGFYQNFGSLFINTNNITSVSNYRRTLDIENAVADVTFESNGVQYTREYFSSKVDDVVVIRLSSSASSMIDVDLILWDAHAITPKYQDNTISLDGKLDLLNFNTKIEVKNEGGTLSTFDGKITVKDADAVTIILRGKTNFSPSSPNYIFPKENLNRIVQDIVGSASNKSYESLKSDHISDYKSLFDRVSLDLGDMNNVIPTKDLVKAYDGGVQNNFLETLYFQYGRYLMISSARGMDSPSNLQGIWNNSNTPPWHSDLHANINVQMNYWLAENTNLSELHNTFLNYLYNEAIVHDQWKQNALDSGQTKGWTLYTENDIFGSNGGFATNYVVANAWVSMHLWQHYRYTLDKTFLLEKAYPVMKSSAEFWLERLVRDSDGSWVCPNEYSPEHGPEAENGVAHAQQLVWDLFNSTILTMDILGNDVAADIDFKKELQAKFESLDTGLAIDNDGHLREWKYSPRSVGQPGHRHISHLIGLYPGNQISPLIDQDIFNAAIVSLRDRGDEGTGWSMGWKINLWARALDGDHAHEILSGALNYVENTSNGGGVGGGVYGNLLDAHPPFQIDGNFGVTAGIAEMLLQSHTGTIQILPALPSVWKSGSVKGLRAIGLFEIDIDWNNNKATKIGIQSKSDSICVLNYPSIKEANIINKETGESVRFKVISDSIVSFLANKNVDYIVIFPN